A DNA window from SAR324 cluster bacterium contains the following coding sequences:
- a CDS encoding tripartite tricarboxylate transporter substrate binding protein — MSRILISLFVGLSLLTSPVWGAWPEKPIKVIVPFKAGGTSDQTARVFQAAIKENNLLSQPVTIVNVGGHYSIGSRQVMEASPDGHTFLLIHIALMGGEGSGALNFGWRDFEPVAATGEFCVLPMVRKDSGINSVQELLSEAKTNPDSLIFGANLGAINHLAGVMLQELVPGAKFRFVQIGGGTANYTALTGAQTNATVLSGAEVVKFTRMPDGSENSEAQIKPLAYTGAARFGQLSDLPTMKELGYDMEFCIKSWWFAPKGTPKAAIEGFANALEASTSTDRYQKFLESKGFANLFLGGNDLQQDLQNTWTAIEPVAKLASKK, encoded by the coding sequence ATGTCCCGCATTCTGATCTCACTTTTTGTTGGCTTGAGCCTTTTGACCTCACCTGTTTGGGGGGCTTGGCCAGAGAAACCAATCAAGGTCATTGTTCCATTCAAGGCAGGTGGAACCTCTGACCAGACCGCAAGAGTTTTTCAAGCTGCTATCAAGGAGAACAACCTTCTTTCCCAGCCTGTCACGATTGTCAACGTAGGTGGACATTACTCGATTGGCTCTCGGCAAGTGATGGAAGCCAGCCCAGACGGCCATACCTTTCTCTTGATTCACATTGCTTTGATGGGGGGAGAAGGTAGTGGTGCTTTGAACTTCGGCTGGAGAGACTTTGAACCTGTTGCTGCAACTGGTGAGTTCTGTGTGCTGCCGATGGTCCGCAAAGACTCAGGAATCAACTCTGTTCAGGAACTTCTCAGCGAAGCCAAAACAAATCCAGATTCATTAATCTTCGGAGCCAACCTCGGCGCAATCAATCATCTCGCAGGAGTCATGCTTCAGGAATTGGTGCCAGGTGCGAAGTTCCGCTTCGTACAAATTGGTGGAGGAACAGCAAACTACACCGCTCTAACTGGGGCTCAGACCAACGCGACAGTCCTCTCTGGAGCTGAGGTCGTTAAATTCACCAGAATGCCAGACGGTTCAGAAAACTCTGAAGCTCAGATCAAGCCATTGGCTTACACTGGGGCTGCTCGCTTCGGTCAGTTGTCAGACCTACCTACCATGAAAGAGTTGGGTTATGACATGGAATTCTGCATCAAGTCATGGTGGTTTGCACCTAAGGGAACTCCTAAGGCAGCAATCGAAGGCTTTGCAAATGCTCTTGAGGCTTCTACCTCAACTGACCGGTATCAAAAATTCCTGGAAAGTAAAGGGTTTGCCAATCTGTTTTTGGGCGGCAACGATCTTCAGCAAGATCTTCAGAATACGTGGACCGCAATTGAGCCAGTAGCCAAACTAGCTTCAAAAAAATAA
- a CDS encoding tripartite tricarboxylate transporter permease, producing the protein MDIELLFAAAGQILNPWPFFLLFIGTSLGILVGAIPGMTGAMLIALTLPLTFYMDPFNAIVLLVAMYVGAISGGLITATLLRMPGTPAAVMTTFDGYPMARSGKPGRALGLGITASFIGGLIAWITLATITKPLSIFATKFGPFEYFTLIMMAMVLIASVSEGSLAKGLISGLLGMLISMPGVDPATGMPRLTFDWYMLNGGLKLLPVLIGVFAVSQIIKDALDIGQVPERIAMSSKGMLMSAKDFMAQGVNLIRSSLIGTWVGILPGIGASIGSVIAYTAAKNMSKTPEKFGTGSEEGIVASEAANNATVGGALIPLIAMGIPGSVIDAILIGALMIHSIQPGPTLFLTNADIVWGMIAACLLANVLMWLLMTSSVKYIAGLMYLPRSFVLPIVMVFCVIGSFALNNTMFDVWVMLIFGVMGFLMECAKIPLGPFVIGFVLAPLAEEKLRSGLMMTAGDFSPIFTRPLPLFFTILAVILLLWPIVGDWMRKRRASQK; encoded by the coding sequence ATGGATATTGAACTATTATTTGCGGCAGCCGGCCAGATCTTAAATCCTTGGCCTTTTTTCTTACTCTTCATTGGAACCTCACTGGGCATCTTGGTTGGAGCTATCCCTGGGATGACCGGTGCGATGCTGATTGCGCTGACCCTACCTTTGACTTTCTACATGGATCCCTTCAACGCCATAGTACTGCTTGTAGCGATGTATGTGGGAGCAATCAGTGGAGGATTAATTACGGCAACACTCCTCAGAATGCCAGGAACCCCAGCTGCCGTTATGACGACGTTTGATGGCTACCCAATGGCCAGAAGTGGCAAACCAGGACGTGCATTAGGATTAGGCATTACAGCCTCTTTCATTGGTGGATTGATCGCGTGGATCACCCTAGCTACTATCACCAAGCCTCTCTCAATTTTTGCCACCAAGTTTGGTCCTTTCGAATATTTTACTCTGATCATGATGGCAATGGTCCTGATTGCCTCAGTCAGTGAGGGCTCTTTGGCTAAGGGTTTGATTTCAGGGTTGCTTGGAATGCTGATTTCAATGCCAGGGGTGGATCCGGCAACAGGAATGCCTCGTCTAACCTTCGATTGGTACATGTTGAATGGGGGCCTGAAGCTCCTGCCTGTTTTGATCGGGGTCTTTGCCGTGAGCCAGATCATCAAGGATGCCCTCGACATTGGCCAAGTGCCTGAGCGGATAGCGATGAGCAGCAAGGGCATGCTGATGAGTGCCAAAGATTTCATGGCACAGGGGGTCAACCTGATTCGCTCTTCCTTGATTGGCACTTGGGTTGGAATTCTCCCAGGAATTGGGGCTTCCATTGGTTCTGTGATTGCCTACACTGCAGCCAAGAACATGTCCAAAACTCCAGAAAAATTTGGGACAGGGTCTGAAGAAGGAATCGTGGCTTCGGAGGCAGCGAATAATGCAACAGTAGGTGGAGCCCTGATCCCCTTGATCGCCATGGGCATTCCAGGAAGTGTCATTGATGCTATCCTAATTGGCGCCCTGATGATTCATTCGATTCAACCTGGACCAACTCTGTTTCTGACAAATGCAGATATTGTTTGGGGAATGATTGCGGCCTGCCTCCTGGCAAATGTATTGATGTGGCTACTGATGACAAGTTCTGTCAAGTACATTGCTGGATTGATGTATTTGCCCAGAAGCTTCGTTCTTCCCATCGTCATGGTATTTTGCGTGATCGGTTCTTTTGCCCTGAACAACACCATGTTTGATGTCTGGGTGATGCTGATCTTTGGAGTGATGGGCTTTCTGATGGAATGTGCCAAGATTCCTTTGGGTCCCTTTGTAATCGGGTTTGTCCTCGCACCACTTGCGGAAGAAAAGCTCCGTAGTGGCTTGATGATGACTGCAGGTGATTTCAGCCCGATTTTTACTCGTCCACTTCCACTTTTCTTCACCATTTTAGCAGTGATCCTTCTCCTTTGGCCGATTGTCGGTGATTGGATGCGAAAGCGCAGGGCATCACAAAAATAA
- a CDS encoding tripartite tricarboxylate transporter TctB family protein, whose translation MNLLQRFEVWVSLLVILICLVFLWESWDLPPGSFEPLGSGPVPQATAFIVIFCAGLVIFKALRKPVQLSEDEEAKERPSISAGLIISFATVIYTLMLHFRLMPFAWMTTLFLIITIWSLEKFEKKKILPALITAIVIGFASEYLFTEVFIVDLPT comes from the coding sequence ATGAATCTCCTTCAGCGGTTTGAGGTTTGGGTTTCGTTGCTGGTAATCCTGATCTGCTTGGTTTTCCTTTGGGAATCGTGGGATCTACCGCCAGGCTCTTTCGAGCCTTTGGGCTCAGGGCCTGTACCTCAAGCGACTGCATTTATAGTGATTTTTTGTGCTGGGTTGGTGATCTTTAAAGCCCTGAGAAAGCCAGTTCAGCTTTCAGAAGACGAAGAGGCTAAAGAACGACCTTCAATCAGTGCTGGTCTTATTATTTCGTTCGCAACTGTTATTTACACTCTGATGCTTCACTTTAGGCTGATGCCTTTCGCTTGGATGACAACCCTCTTTCTAATCATTACGATTTGGAGTCTTGAAAAATTTGAGAAAAAAAAAATCCTTCCTGCACTAATCACAGCCATCGTGATTGGCTTTGCTAGCGAATACCTCTTCACAGAGGTTTTCATCGTCGACCTACCAACCTGA
- a CDS encoding SDR family oxidoreductase yields the protein MELTLTGKRVLVTGASSGLGLHFAQIMAKSGAKVTLAARRFSKVQEASEEICMDGYVAEALELDVTDNISVKKAFSADPYDVVINNAGISGSGRAMDMKIEEFENVLQTNLTGVFAVAQAAAQQMSSRGGSIINIASILGLRVAVQVSAYAVSKASIVQLTKALALEWARHQIRVNALCPGYIETPFNKAFLESEAGQALIRRIPQRRLGQLSDLDAPLLLLASDASAYMTGSVLVVDGGHLVSSL from the coding sequence ATGGAACTGACCCTAACAGGCAAACGGGTACTGGTCACAGGCGCCTCGAGCGGATTGGGGCTTCATTTCGCTCAGATTATGGCCAAATCTGGTGCAAAAGTGACTCTGGCTGCGCGTAGGTTCAGCAAAGTTCAAGAAGCTTCAGAAGAAATCTGTATGGATGGATATGTTGCGGAAGCCCTGGAGCTTGATGTGACAGATAATATTTCCGTGAAAAAGGCCTTTTCAGCCGATCCCTATGATGTCGTGATCAACAACGCTGGAATCAGTGGCTCGGGTAGGGCTATGGATATGAAGATTGAAGAATTTGAAAACGTTCTTCAAACCAATCTCACTGGCGTGTTTGCCGTGGCCCAAGCAGCTGCGCAGCAAATGTCATCTCGTGGTGGTTCGATCATCAACATTGCTTCAATCCTTGGTCTCCGGGTGGCTGTTCAGGTCTCTGCTTATGCTGTTTCAAAGGCATCGATAGTCCAGCTGACCAAGGCCCTTGCTTTGGAGTGGGCACGCCATCAGATCCGCGTTAATGCACTCTGCCCAGGCTACATTGAGACACCCTTCAACAAAGCATTCCTCGAAAGTGAGGCTGGCCAGGCTTTGATCCGCCGAATTCCTCAGCGTCGATTGGGTCAACTTTCTGATCTGGATGCGCCACTTCTTCTGCTTGCCTCAGATGCCTCCGCCTACATGACTGGATCTGTACTGGTAGTGGATGGGGGTCACCTAGTTTCCAGCTTATAG
- the ggt gene encoding gamma-glutamyltransferase produces the protein MENFSWAMPYASRRMPIFAENMVATSQPLAAQAGLRMLQDGGNAVDAALATAITLTVVEPVMNGIGSDAFCILWDGQQLHGLNASGRSPAAWTPERFSGLEEMPQRGWEAITVPGCVSAWVALSKRFGHLPFEKLFKPAIRYAESGFQVGPVSSEMWEESVETLSKFEEFRRVFLPQGRALQTGERFQNPDQAKTLKLIAETKGEAFYRGVLAEQIIADSTRHGGAMTLTDLDQHQCDWVGTVSQEFMGHELHEIPPNGQGLAALIALGILRYLPIKNWPVDSADSLHIQIEAMKLALADTYRYFADPSSMEVTAENLLNEDYLKKRSQLIDLSKAQEMGHGVPKPSGTVYLTAADQNGMMVSYIQSNYMGFGSGIVVPGTGISLQNRAVGFNLKEGHPNQVGSGKRPFHTIIPAFLMKEGHPVMSFGMMAGPMQAQGHVQLMLRMFAYGQNPQAAADGPRWQVLEGQNVAIEEDFPADVLRQLEARGHQLHRKPRQPFFGGAQLIYRMKDGYCGASEPRKEGQVVGF, from the coding sequence ATGGAGAACTTTTCTTGGGCGATGCCCTACGCGTCTCGCAGAATGCCAATTTTTGCAGAAAACATGGTGGCGACCTCGCAACCACTAGCAGCTCAGGCCGGTTTGCGGATGCTTCAGGATGGAGGCAATGCAGTAGATGCAGCGCTGGCGACTGCCATCACCCTGACGGTAGTCGAACCGGTGATGAATGGCATTGGCTCTGACGCTTTCTGTATTCTCTGGGATGGTCAACAACTACATGGGTTGAATGCTTCAGGACGTTCACCAGCTGCATGGACGCCCGAGCGCTTTTCGGGCCTTGAGGAAATGCCTCAGCGGGGTTGGGAGGCAATCACAGTGCCTGGATGTGTCTCAGCCTGGGTGGCGCTATCCAAGCGATTTGGCCATCTACCCTTTGAAAAATTATTCAAACCTGCGATCCGTTATGCTGAATCTGGGTTCCAAGTTGGTCCTGTCTCGTCAGAAATGTGGGAAGAATCCGTCGAGACTCTCAGCAAGTTTGAGGAATTTCGTAGAGTTTTCCTGCCCCAGGGAAGAGCTCTTCAAACAGGAGAAAGGTTTCAAAACCCGGATCAAGCCAAAACACTGAAATTGATTGCAGAAACTAAGGGTGAAGCATTCTATCGAGGTGTTTTGGCTGAGCAGATCATTGCTGACTCAACAAGGCATGGAGGTGCAATGACTCTTACAGATTTAGACCAACATCAATGTGACTGGGTGGGTACGGTCTCTCAGGAATTCATGGGTCATGAACTTCATGAAATCCCCCCTAATGGTCAGGGCCTGGCTGCCTTAATTGCCCTGGGCATTCTGAGATATCTGCCCATCAAAAATTGGCCTGTTGATTCAGCTGATAGTCTGCACATCCAAATTGAAGCGATGAAACTAGCTTTGGCGGACACTTATCGCTATTTTGCTGATCCCTCATCTATGGAAGTGACTGCTGAGAATTTGTTGAATGAGGATTATCTCAAGAAACGCTCACAACTCATCGATTTGAGTAAAGCTCAGGAGATGGGCCATGGGGTTCCCAAACCAAGCGGTACGGTGTACCTGACTGCCGCCGATCAAAACGGAATGATGGTCTCCTACATTCAGTCGAACTACATGGGCTTTGGTTCAGGAATTGTGGTGCCAGGAACAGGGATCAGTCTGCAGAACCGGGCAGTCGGTTTTAATCTGAAGGAGGGCCACCCGAATCAGGTGGGTAGTGGTAAGCGACCATTCCATACGATCATTCCAGCGTTTTTGATGAAGGAGGGTCACCCAGTAATGAGCTTTGGGATGATGGCTGGACCCATGCAGGCTCAAGGACACGTACAACTTATGTTGCGAATGTTCGCTTATGGTCAGAATCCACAAGCCGCCGCTGACGGTCCTCGATGGCAGGTGCTAGAGGGACAAAATGTTGCAATTGAAGAAGACTTTCCAGCAGATGTACTGAGACAACTCGAAGCCCGTGGTCATCAACTACATCGTAAACCTCGACAACCTTTCTTTGGTGGAGCCCAATTAATCTATCGGATGAAAGATGGCTATTGCGGTGCCTCAGAGCCCCGTAAGGAAGGGCAGGTCGTTGGCTTCTAG
- a CDS encoding ATP-binding cassette domain-containing protein yields MKPFLITKNLTKSYGGLKAIDNINIEIKSGEILSLVGDNGAGKSTFVRTIAGVQLPDDGIIEIENNEVKLESPNRASEYGIGCLHQGLGLIDTLNVPENVFLGRELQKKVFGIFPQLDNQRMREETKQLLEQFSIKLPKLNDAVVHLSGGQRQTIAISRLLLQKVKLVIMDEPMAALGVDEGSKVLNLIEKMKSENIGVLIISHNLEHVFRLSDRIAVMKNGKLLNVLDSKNTTREEVVKLITFGTS; encoded by the coding sequence ATGAAGCCTTTTTTAATTACTAAGAATCTTACCAAAAGTTACGGAGGACTAAAAGCTATTGACAATATAAATATCGAAATAAAATCTGGTGAGATCTTGTCTTTGGTTGGGGATAATGGAGCTGGCAAGTCGACTTTTGTGAGAACAATTGCTGGGGTCCAGTTACCGGATGATGGGATTATTGAAATTGAAAATAATGAAGTGAAGCTCGAAAGTCCAAATAGAGCCAGCGAATATGGTATTGGCTGTTTGCATCAGGGATTGGGTTTGATTGACACATTAAATGTTCCAGAGAATGTATTTTTAGGGCGCGAGCTGCAGAAAAAAGTTTTTGGAATTTTCCCTCAATTGGATAATCAAAGAATGAGAGAAGAAACAAAGCAGCTACTGGAACAATTCAGTATCAAGTTACCAAAGCTGAATGACGCTGTTGTTCACTTATCAGGTGGGCAGAGGCAGACAATAGCAATCAGCAGATTACTACTTCAGAAAGTCAAACTTGTGATTATGGATGAACCGATGGCAGCGCTCGGGGTAGATGAGGGAAGTAAGGTGCTGAATTTGATTGAAAAAATGAAATCAGAAAATATTGGAGTTTTGATAATCAGTCACAATTTGGAGCATGTATTTCGACTTTCGGATCGTATCGCTGTAATGAAGAATGGCAAACTACTAAACGTATTAGATTCAAAAAACACTACACGGGAAGAAGTTGTAAAACTTATTACGTTTGGCACATCATAA
- a CDS encoding ABC transporter permease produces MSELSIGHADKKWIFQGIGLTIVVILLAIIFSFINPKFATTTNLLNILTQASYYIILAVGMTFVIAAAGIDLSVGSLLALITVINFELIKGGLNPFIGVILMFLMGGILGAFTGYLISYINIPPFIATLGVMVSLRGLALVHSAGKMHYGLPESLTWFGQGEILGIPIPVLISLIFALFGAWLFNRTKFGLHVRSIGGNREAARLAGINVKIIEILVYSFMGLCVALGGLIMIARIDSTQATIGTSMEIHVIAAVIIGGTSLFGGKGTVFGTLLGAILLSMMTNALVIAGVDYFWQLFIMGIIVLIAVTINNFRDRKLSFNV; encoded by the coding sequence ATGTCAGAACTTTCAATTGGCCACGCAGATAAAAAATGGATTTTTCAAGGAATTGGTTTAACAATTGTTGTTATCCTGCTTGCGATCATTTTTTCATTCATAAATCCGAAATTTGCCACCACCACTAACCTGTTAAACATTTTAACTCAGGCTTCATATTATATTATTCTAGCAGTGGGAATGACATTTGTAATTGCAGCTGCTGGGATTGATTTGTCAGTGGGCTCTTTACTCGCTTTAATTACTGTTATAAATTTTGAACTAATTAAAGGTGGATTGAACCCTTTTATAGGTGTAATTTTGATGTTCTTGATGGGTGGTATCTTGGGGGCTTTCACCGGATATCTCATCTCATATATAAATATACCTCCCTTCATAGCAACTCTTGGAGTAATGGTAAGTCTTAGGGGACTAGCGCTTGTTCATTCTGCTGGTAAAATGCATTATGGATTACCTGAATCTTTAACATGGTTTGGTCAAGGTGAAATCTTAGGAATTCCAATACCGGTTTTGATATCTTTAATTTTTGCTCTCTTCGGTGCTTGGCTTTTTAACAGAACTAAATTTGGATTACATGTAAGATCGATCGGGGGAAACCGTGAGGCAGCTCGATTAGCTGGAATTAATGTCAAAATCATTGAGATATTGGTCTACAGCTTCATGGGCTTGTGTGTTGCACTGGGTGGTTTGATTATGATTGCAAGAATTGATTCAACCCAAGCTACAATAGGAACATCCATGGAAATTCATGTGATTGCTGCAGTCATCATAGGTGGGACTAGCCTATTTGGTGGCAAAGGAACAGTTTTTGGTACTTTATTGGGAGCTATACTTCTTTCAATGATGACCAACGCTCTTGTAATTGCAGGTGTTGACTACTTCTGGCAATTGTTCATTATGGGTATAATTGTCCTAATTGCAGTAACTATTAACAATTTCAGAGATAGGAAGCTGTCATTTAATGTTTGA
- a CDS encoding sugar ABC transporter substrate-binding protein, which produces MIVLLVAKATRIFVRPSLEAFMSNRFGISKSSIAITVIALSALFLGLTFSPKVGKAEPMKIAYLSPSFDISDAWERVFWAIQGRLDELGVDYEIQSLAVSSHVDHAGQLAQVESVIAKGVDYVFLGPTEYEAAIPALRKLKQANVPTIVYNYLEPHEDEKARAMTYVAFSHMLGGKISGSWASMHLGGKGKIAILQGAPGVASDRRMAGFLSVVEQYPDIEVIVGPHTDFDRSKAYDAAQNLLAAHDDLDLIYGVSTTIGLGAGQAVKQIGKSDQIATMGFGGTGDEIVAMKEGWLTASILRPIDDSGVGVADAFVAHSKGDTPPQSWSGPFKMIDRWSDAEEIVTYSNRYSKPKMGR; this is translated from the coding sequence TTGATTGTCCTTCTGGTAGCTAAAGCCACCAGAATATTTGTAAGACCATCATTGGAGGCTTTCATGTCTAATAGATTTGGTATCAGCAAATCATCCATTGCAATAACAGTGATAGCACTGAGTGCCCTGTTTTTGGGTCTGACTTTTTCACCAAAAGTTGGGAAAGCAGAACCTATGAAGATCGCATACCTCTCACCTTCTTTTGACATTTCAGATGCTTGGGAAAGGGTGTTTTGGGCTATTCAGGGGCGGCTTGATGAATTAGGAGTAGATTACGAGATTCAATCTCTGGCAGTCTCGTCACACGTTGATCACGCCGGTCAACTTGCCCAGGTAGAATCTGTAATTGCAAAAGGTGTAGATTATGTATTTTTGGGGCCCACAGAATATGAGGCTGCAATCCCAGCACTCAGGAAACTGAAACAAGCAAACGTGCCAACTATAGTCTATAACTATTTGGAACCCCATGAAGATGAAAAGGCAAGAGCAATGACATATGTTGCTTTTTCACACATGTTGGGTGGGAAAATCTCAGGTTCTTGGGCCAGCATGCATCTAGGAGGTAAAGGTAAAATCGCTATCTTACAAGGTGCCCCTGGAGTCGCGAGTGATAGAAGGATGGCGGGGTTCTTAAGTGTTGTTGAACAATATCCCGACATAGAAGTAATTGTCGGCCCCCATACTGACTTCGATAGAAGTAAAGCCTACGATGCTGCCCAGAATCTACTGGCAGCTCATGACGATCTTGATCTCATTTACGGTGTTTCAACTACAATAGGTCTAGGGGCCGGCCAAGCTGTAAAACAAATTGGAAAATCTGACCAAATAGCAACCATGGGTTTTGGCGGCACTGGCGATGAAATAGTAGCAATGAAAGAGGGCTGGCTGACTGCCTCTATTCTGAGGCCTATTGACGATAGTGGTGTAGGTGTGGCTGACGCATTCGTTGCACACAGTAAGGGTGATACTCCTCCACAAAGCTGGTCTGGCCCATTTAAGATGATTGACAGATGGTCAGATGCCGAAGAAATCGTAACTTACTCTAACCGTTACTCTAAGCCAAAGATGGGAAGATGA
- a CDS encoding acyl-CoA dehydrogenase family protein, with product MDFTLDEKTDAQVLKLRHFVRTELHPLEEKVEAKGELDANLASEIFEKSRTQGFYGMNISAEYGGGGFNAVQMVYLEQEMGQTTDPLVRRAFGNVYEVLLACNEAQRQQWLLPCVKGERTCSIAMTEPDAGSDSAGITATARSDGDGWILNAHKCPVGDGMFSDFYVVSARSEYVEGSRGISLFLVDRSMPGVEVVRDMPMMGLRGSTHAEIKFDNVKLGPEHLLGERGRGLSLLLSTIGRIRLFHIGARAIGMGRRVLKMMTERANHREQFGKPIGEFQMIQQMLADSLIELNCAHLLVLDAASEIDRGLDPREKISMVKINSAETLGKIADRAVQLFGAMGYCKDFPLERIYRDCRVLRIYDGTSEIHRMVVSRGLMKKGVDAILGNHLAN from the coding sequence ATGGATTTTACATTGGATGAAAAAACAGATGCCCAAGTTCTGAAACTTCGTCATTTTGTCAGAACGGAGCTGCATCCTCTGGAAGAAAAGGTAGAGGCGAAAGGTGAATTGGATGCTAACCTGGCGAGTGAGATTTTTGAAAAATCCAGAACTCAGGGCTTTTATGGCATGAATATTTCCGCAGAATATGGAGGAGGAGGCTTCAACGCAGTCCAGATGGTTTATCTGGAGCAAGAGATGGGGCAGACCACAGATCCACTGGTTCGCCGTGCCTTTGGGAATGTTTACGAAGTCCTGTTAGCTTGTAATGAGGCCCAGCGCCAGCAATGGTTGCTACCTTGTGTGAAAGGAGAAAGAACCTGTTCAATCGCGATGACGGAGCCTGATGCTGGATCGGACTCTGCAGGAATAACTGCGACAGCTAGGTCGGATGGAGATGGTTGGATTCTCAACGCTCACAAGTGCCCCGTAGGGGATGGTATGTTCTCCGACTTCTATGTTGTCTCAGCTCGTTCAGAGTATGTGGAAGGTTCTCGGGGAATTTCGTTGTTTTTGGTGGATAGATCCATGCCAGGAGTGGAGGTCGTTCGTGACATGCCGATGATGGGCCTAAGAGGCTCCACGCATGCTGAGATCAAGTTTGATAACGTCAAACTGGGTCCTGAACATTTGCTCGGAGAGAGGGGAAGAGGCCTAAGCCTCCTGCTCTCAACAATCGGACGAATCCGCCTTTTTCACATCGGTGCAAGAGCCATTGGGATGGGTCGCCGAGTCTTGAAAATGATGACGGAAAGAGCCAATCATCGTGAGCAGTTTGGCAAGCCGATTGGAGAGTTTCAAATGATTCAGCAAATGCTTGCTGATAGCCTGATCGAATTAAATTGTGCTCATCTTTTGGTTTTAGATGCTGCTTCCGAGATTGATCGTGGTCTGGATCCTCGTGAAAAAATCTCAATGGTGAAAATCAACTCTGCAGAGACACTCGGTAAAATTGCGGATCGAGCTGTCCAACTTTTTGGCGCCATGGGATACTGCAAAGACTTCCCCTTGGAGAGGATTTATCGCGACTGTCGGGTACTTCGTATCTACGATGGTACCTCGGAAATTCACCGAATGGTTGTCTCCAGAGGTCTCATGAAGAAAGGTGTGGACGCAATTCTTGGTAATCATCTCGCCAACTAA
- a CDS encoding hemerythrin family protein yields the protein MLSSKPKQYSSTQLEVIDDLHREEINLLNEFMKVLPNSDDEQIDDWIQRLERQVLDHFNEEEACIKRVMYPAFKKHVEAHSETLKAIKEVKKNWEVERDLLQLWNFLEYDYMAWFEHHVRDFDIPATEFIRWHEEAE from the coding sequence ATGCTTAGTTCAAAACCCAAACAATACTCATCAACTCAGCTTGAAGTGATCGATGATCTTCATCGTGAAGAAATCAACTTGTTGAATGAGTTCATGAAAGTTCTCCCCAACAGTGATGACGAGCAAATTGATGATTGGATACAGCGCTTGGAGAGGCAGGTCTTAGATCATTTCAATGAAGAAGAAGCCTGCATAAAGAGAGTAATGTATCCCGCCTTTAAAAAGCATGTAGAGGCCCACTCAGAGACCCTTAAAGCGATCAAAGAAGTCAAAAAAAACTGGGAGGTGGAGCGTGATTTACTGCAACTTTGGAACTTTCTGGAATATGACTACATGGCTTGGTTCGAACACCATGTGCGAGATTTTGATATTCCAGCCACAGAATTCATCCGCTGGCATGAAGAAGCGGAGTAA